The Alcaligenes faecalis sequence GATATCTTTCACACCCGAAAAAACGGCGGACAAGGCGATGAACTCGCATTCAAACGCACTGGCTGTCAAACGAGCCAGCGTGGTTTTACCCACACCTGGGGGCCCCCAGAAAATCATGGAGTGTGGTTTGCCGGACTGAAAAGCCAGACGCAGAGGCTTGCCCTCGCCCAGCAAATGAGACTGCCCCACCACCTGATCCAGGGTTTTGGGGCGCAATGCTTCGGCCAAGGGTGCGGCGGGTTCCTGAGCGAACAAATCACGCATGGCGATCGCCCTTCCTAAAATGGCAAGACCTGGCCAAGCGGACCAGGTCTGTATTGAAAACTTGTTTTGTCAGAGCCAGCCAAGTGCTGACCCTGACGATAGCTGCACAAAAACAGAATGTGCATCAAGGCATGGAGACGACATCCACTCCGGCTGGAGCCTTGAACGTGAAGGTACCCAAGGTAATCCGAGGGTTCGGTTCCAAGCCAGTGAAGTCGATATACGTGGTTTGCCCGAACGAGTCCTGCAATTCCAGACGACGCGGCTCACGATCCTTGAAGCCGATATCCACGTAGGAAAAGCCCGCATCGCTTTGCAATGGTGTGGCTCGGATCCATTCCAGCCCATCGCGTGCATCTTGCTCAACCAGACGGAAGGACTCTTCCAGATTGCCAGTACCAAACAAGATCGCAGCAGGCGAAGCGCCGATGGATTGGTCCACACCGCGCTCAGTAACTTGAGCCAGATCCGGATCGTATTGATAGAGTAACTTGCCGTCAGACACGATCAACTGCTCATAAGGGCGTTGTACATGCCATTTGAACTGACCGGGACGCTGAAACACGAATTGCCCGGATTGCGGCGCACCTTTGGACTGGCCGCTACTATCGACCGTACGCTGGGAAAAATCGCCCTTTGCAGCATGCACATCTTGTACAAAAGCGCGTAATTGCTCGCTGGCCGAAGCAGCCATGGTCAAGGCAGGTGTAGCGGCCAGCAGCATGCTGGCCAACAGTGTCTTAATCTTCATCTTTGGCACCTCCTGCGGGGACCAGAATTTCGCGGTTACCGTTGGGCTGCATGGCCGATACCAGGCCGGCCTGCTCCATTTGTTCCAGCAGCCGGGCTGCCCGGTTGTAACCGATACGCAAATGACGCTGCACCGAGGAAATCGAGGCGCGGCGATTTTTGATAATGACTTGAACGGCCTGGTCATACAGCGGGTCCGCTTCCGCATCTGCCATGCCGGTCGCCGAGTTGACGCCGTCACCTGACTCACCTTCGACAGCGCCTTCCAAAAGGCCTTCGATATAGTCCGGCTCGCCGTGTTCTTTCAAGTGCTCGACAACACGGTGAACTTCATCGTCGCTGACAAAAGCACCATGCACCCGTTTGGGCAAGCCTGTACCGGGAGGCAGATACAACATATCACCCTGCCCCAGCAAGGTTTCTGCTCCCATCTGATCCAGAATGGTACGCGAGTCAATCTTGGAGGACACCTGAAAAGCGATACGGGTAGGAATGTTTGCTTTGATCAGACCCGTAATCACATCCACGCTAGGACGCTGTGTAGCCAGAATCAGGTGAATGCCAGCCGCACGGGCTTTCTGGGCCAAACGAGCGATCAACTCTTCGATCTTCTTGCCCTGCACCATCATCAGGTCTGCCAACTCGTCAATAATGACCACAATCATGGGCAGTACCGACAGCGGCTCGGGCGCATCCGGCGTCAAAGAAAAAGGATTGGGGATAGGCTCTTCACGCTTTTGCGCTTCACGTATCTTGGCGTTGTAACCGGCCAGATTGCGCACACCCAGCTTGCTCATCAAGCGGTAGCGTTTTTCCATTTCGGCCACACACCAATTCAGGGCGTTGGAGGCCAGACGCATATCCGTGACTACCGGTGCCAGCAAATGAGGAATGCCCTCATAGACACTCATTTCCAGCATCTTGGGGTCGATCAGGATCAGGCGCACATCTGCCGGGTCTGCCTTGTACAGCAGCGACAGAATCATGGCGTTAATCCCCACGGACTTCCCGGAGCCAGTTGTACCGGCTACCAACAAGTGGGGCATTTTGGCCAAATCCGCCACCACGGGCTTGCCGGCAATATCTTTGCCCAAGGCCATCGTCAGCAAAGAAGCACTGCTGTGATAGGTTTGCGAACCGACGATTTCCTCCAGACGCACCATTTGACGACGAGGGTTAGGCAGTTCCAGGCCCATCAGGTTTTTTCCGGGAATGGTTTCCACCACCCGGATGCTGACCAGACTCAAGGCGCGGGCCAGGTCTTTGGCCAGATTCACGATCTGGCTGCCCTTCACGCCCGTGGCAGGCTCAATCTCATAACGCGTAATGACCGGGCCGGCCTGGGCGGTCACCACCGTGACCGAAACACCAAAGTCCGACAATTTCTTTTCAATCAGGCGCGAGGTGAACTCGATGGTTTCCGGCGACACGGTTTCTACATGGTCCGAAGCCGGGTCCAGCAGGGACAGCGGAGGCAAATCGCCCGCTTCGCCAGCCTGACGAGGCACCTTGAACAAAGTCTGCTGCTTTTCTTTCTCGACGCGCTCGGATTTGGGCACGGCCACAAAAGCGGGTTCGATACGAACAGGCTGCTCGTGGACCAGTTGCTCCTGCTTGGCGACCACGCTTTCCGTACGCTCGGCACGCTTGACTTCACCTACACGACGATCCTGACGAGCCGACCACAAGGCCATCACACGGCGGATCGCCCCTTCGATCAATCCACCCAGACGTTCAGCCAGTGTCAGCCAGGAGAAACCGAAGAACAAGCTGGCCCCACCAGCGAGCAGGCCCATCAACACCAACGTGGCACCGCCAAAGCCTATCGAAGTTACCAATAGTTGCGAAAACAACTGGCCTAACTGCCCACCAGCCCCCGCCGGAAGCTGCCATTGCTGGCCCAGGTCTTTAAAAAACAGCGACTCCAGGCCCATACTGCCCAGAAACAAAAAGAAAAAGCCGATGCCAATTTCCCAACGTACTCGCGGCAGGACGTCCTCGTTTTTGGTGCTGGGCAAGAGCAAAGCGGTCAGGCGGTAAAAACCTACGGCCACACGCTGCACCAGCAGCACCACCCAGAGCCAGGCCGTCAGACCAAATAGAAACAAGAGGAAGTCAGCGATGTGGGCACCAAAAATGCCCCCGCCGTTTTGGGTCAGACCCGAATGTACGGAGTGCGACCAGCCGGGATCGCCCGGATCCCAGGTCGCCAGTACCAGGCCCAGCCAGGCTGCCAGCGCAGCGAAGATAATCCACCGGGCTTCGCGCAGCAGTCCTGTCAGGCGCTGTTGCAGGGCTGAAGGCCCATTACGCACATTTTTGGATGACCGGGACGAACGAGGGGATGTTGCAGGTATTCTTGCCATGGACTCATTATAATTGGAGATCGTCTTTTTCGGATTTTCTGTGATGTCGACTACTAAGCACGCAAAAGTACTCATTCTGGGCTCAGGCCCGGCCGGCTATACCGCAGCGATCTACGCAGCCCGCGCCAACCTCAACCCCGTCTTGGTCACTGGCATGGAGCAAGGTGGCCAACTGATGACCACCACGGATGTAGATAACTGGCCAGCCGATGCCCAAGGCGTCCAGGGACCTGATCTTATGGCACGATTCCAGGCTCATGCGGAACGATTCGAAACAGAATTAATCTTTGACATGGTGTCCTCGGTTGATCTGTCCACCCGCCCACTGACCTTGAATGGTGATAGTGGCACAGTCTACACCTGCGATTCGCTGATTATTGCGACAGGCGCATCAGCACAGTACCTGGGCCTGCCAACAGAGCAGGAATTCATGGGCCGTGGCGTGTCCGGTTGCGCAACATGTGACGGTTTCTTCTACAAAAACCAGGACGTGGTCGTGGTCGGTGGTGGCAATACCGCCGTGGAAGAAGCCCTGTACCTGTCCAATATTTGCAAGACCGTGACCTTGATTCACCGTCGCGATACCTTCCGGTCCGAGCCCATCCTGACCGACAAGCTGATGGATCGCGTCCAGAACGGCAATATCCGCCTGAAACTGCACAGCGAACTGCAGGAAGTTCTGGGTGACGCTTCTGGCGTAACCGGGGTGCGTATCGTCAATAACCAGACCCAGGCCACGGAAGACCTGGCTGTGACCGGCGCCTTTATCGCCATCGGCCACAAGCCCAACACCGGGATCTTTGAAGGCAAGCTGGAGATGCACGACGGCTACATCACCACCCGTAGCGGTCTGAAAGGCATGGCCACCATGACTTCCGTTCCTGGCGTGTTTGCCGCGGGCGATGTGCAAGACAATATCTATCGTCAGGCCATTACCAGTGCAGCCAGCGGTTGCATGGCCGCCCTGGACGCACAGCGCTGGTTGGATGAAAACAAGTAAGCCCAAAGCCGTAGGCCGTAGCCTGGCAGACCTGAAGAAGTTGCAAGCTCAGGTCCGCCAGGATCTCAATCCGCCCCCGGCCCCCGCCCGTCCCCAAGCTCGCAAGCGTCCCCGTCCACCGGATCCCGGTGGCAAGCCAGCCAAACTGGCTCCTGCCAGTAACGCTACAGCGGCCCAAGACCCCGTTTCCTTATTGGACCCCAGCGACAGGGCCTGGCTACGCCAGTCCATGCGTGACGTCGCCCCCCTGAAAAAACGCGGTCAACGCATGGTCATGAGCCGCCCTGCCGCCAGCCCGGAACAGTTGGAACAACGTCGTCGTCACGCGGTAGGTGCGCCCGTCAGTACGCCTGCCCTGCCCCAGGCCTCTGACCACTATGTCAGCGCGCAAGGTGAAAGCAGCGATATACGACATTTGCGTGCTGGCTGTGGCACCGATGTCTTGCGCGATCTGGAACGCAACCGTTGGCCCATTGAGTCCAGCCTGGATTTGCATGGCTCGGATCTGGAACAGGCCCGCGAGCGGCTGGACAACTTTCTGCGCTCCTGTCTGGAGCACGGTGTGCGCTGTGTCCGCATTGTCCATGGCACGGGCTACGGCTCGCGCAATGGCGAACCCGTTTTGCGTCATGCCGTGCGTCGCTGGTTGACCCAGTTGCCCAGCGTGCTGGCCTATATGGAATGCGCACCCAATGAAGGCGGGCAAGGTGCCGTCAAACTGGTGCTGCAAGCCATGTCCGAACCCAACGTTTGAATTTTTTTTCATTGGGTACAGACGTAAAAAAGGCCAGCTTTCGCTGGCCTTTTTTTTGTTGTTGTTATGTTGTACTGCCTATTGCTTTTATAATAGTGACCGTTTTATGTCGGTCTTTATTGCCCAGCTTTGCGGGGCTATGTCTCCTCACCTGCATGAAACGTATTGTGCCCCATTTATAAAGCTGTCACACTTAGGGAATGCACTGATACCCGCCCACTAAGAAAACATCAGTCGCCCATTCGCAATCTTTATTCTTCCGCCTGCTCCAAAGCCTTTACGGCCCGCTTCAAAAACACCTGCATTTCCTTTTCAGCCTGCTTGTCACCCTGCTCCTGGGCAATGACCAAACCCTGCTCCAGCATTTCCTTGGCCTGTTTGAATTGTTCCAGGTTCACCAGCACCCGGCCCAACAGCTTCCAGGCTGCGGTGTAACGTGGATTCATTTCCACCGCTTTGGAAAAATGCTCGCAAGCTGCTTTCAGATCACCCTCGCCCATGCACGCATTGCCCAAGCCAAAGCGCAACAAGGCATTATCCTTGCCTGCTGCCAGTAGTTTTTCCAATCCTTCGCGCATAATCCGTACCTCTGAAAACCAAGCAAGATTTGGCCGCATTGCCTTCACACAAAGCAAAATAGCAGCAGCGATCAGCCTGAGCAACCTGATGATTATCGAACTATATAAGCATCAATCTTTAAGCTTGGTTTTGTAGCACGGAATATCAACGGATGGCCCCAACAGGCTAGGCTCTGTAGGCCCATTCCCCTGCCAGTACCGCGCTTGCAAACGCTTTTAGGCCAAATCGCCTTGCAACACACCCTTGCTGACGACTTCACGACCATCCAAACTGACGGTGCAATTGCGCATCGGATAGTCAAAGTGACAATCGGAGAAGCGACCTGCCGCGGGATTTGCGCCGGTAGAGAAAAGGAAGTTTCCTGCAAAGGCGCGCAACTCGGTTCCGTTGGTATCGCGTTTGTCGTACATGGCCATAGAGTCCCAGCGAGCCGCCGGAGCCATGCCCCAGCCCACATGGCTAACCGCATAGGCATCTTTATCATTCCAACTGGCGTAATAGGAACGGATCAAATCGGCATCCACGCCCTTGCCCTCAATGGCCACGACATAATCGTTTTCAATACGCAGAGTCACCGCCGACTCCAGATAACGCTTGAAGGTCAGGTTCACATCCCCGCTATCGAGCACCAGCGTGCCATTCACACTGCCGTTGCTGGGGTAGCAAATGCACAGACCGGCAGGCCAGTACCCAAAACTGCCTGGCTTGTCGGCAATCCCGGCACTGCCGCGTCCGATCACCCCCGCCAGACTGACCGTCAAATCTGTACCAGCCTCGGAGCGAATGTGCATGACGTTGGCATCGCTAATCAGCTTGCCGCCAATATCGCACTTGCTTTGTAAATAAGGGCTCGGTTTGACCCGCTCCAGAATCTCGGGATGCTCGTCGCTAATCATCATGATGCGGGCACCTTTGGCCAGCAATGCAGCACGCTCGGGCGAATGCAGCAGCCCTTCCACGGTGCAGTCCACAATGAACTGGCTGCCCGCCAAAGCCTGAACAATCGGGTCCATACCTTCCAGGGCCAAAGAAGTCCCGGTCGAGCGCAAGGCAATATTGCTTTTCAGACGTGGCGAGACCAGTTTCACATGGCAAACTCGTGCTCCCATTTGCGTCAGGGCCAACTCGGCCAGCTCGGCCAGCACGGAACGCGATTGCGTCTCGGACAGCACAACGGCCATCTCGCCGGGCTGCACCTTGCACAGTCCAAACACTTCGACAAAATCAGCAATCCACTTGCCTTCAATATGCTCACGCAACATCTCACTACTCCTTGAAAATTCGAAAAAGGCGCTGCACAGCTTTTTCAGCCAGGCGGCGCCTATGCACATCAGTCATGCAGATCCTTGCCCTTGGTTTCAGGCGAGGCAATGGTGGCCCACAAAGCCAAAACGCACAGGCCGATCAGATACCAGTCAAACACCTGTTGTTGATTGATCGAATGCAGCCAGGCTTGCAAATAGGGAGCGGTGCCGCCCGTCAGAGCTCCGGCGACCGAATACGGCAAGCCCATGGCGACCGCACGGATACGGGTTGGAAACTGCTCGGGAAAAAAGGCGGGCATGATGGCCGTGGGAGCCGAGATCAAGAGCATGCCACCTGCCATGAACACCACCAGACGCCAGATCTCGCCCTGACCGCCAGTCAGCACCAAGGTCAGCGGGATGATGCTGATGATGGAACCGATGGAAAAGAAGTACCAGTTCGCCTTGCGACCAAATCGATCCGAAAATGCCCCCCAGAAAATCAGGCACAGAATCAGAAACAGATTGGCCCCGACGCCTACCCACATCACCTTGGCGGCAGGCATGCCCAGGGAGGTGATGGCAAAGGTGGGCGCCATGATGGCCCAGACGTAATACAGCACGGTGCCGCCCGCCGACAAGGCAAAGACGCGCAAGCAGGCGCTACGGTACTTCCAGACCTCGGACCAGAACACGCGTGCGCCCGGGCGTGCCGTTTTGCCTGACGCTTGCGCTGCGGCTTGACGGGCTTTGAACATGGGGGTTTCATCCAGCTTTCTGCGCAGATACAGCGCATATACCCCCAAGGCACCACCCAATACAAAAGGCACACGCCATGCCCAGGCCCGAACGACTTCTTCACCCAGCAGGCTGGTCAGGCAGGCACTGAGCAACACAGCCGCCAGGACCCCGATCGTGACAAACACAAAGACGGAGGAAGACCACAGCCCGCGTTTGTGGGCAGGCGCCATTTCGGTGACATAGGTAAAGGAAGACACCACCTCCCCACCATGGCCAATACCTTGCAGCAATCGGCCCATCAACAAGAACAAGGCGGCAATCGGCCCCACCATGTCATACGTAGGCGCAATACCAATCACCAAACTGCCCAGAGCGGTTACCAGCATGGACAGGGTCATGGTGAAGCGCCGCCCCTTGCGGTCGGCCAGCCAACCAAAAAAGATGCCTCCCAGTGGGCGCATGAAAAAGCCCACCGCAAATACCGCCAGCGTGCCCAGCAAGGCTGCCAGCGGGTCCTCGCTATGAAAAAACTGCTTGGCAAAATAGGCGGCGAAAATCGAATACGCCGTCCAGTCGTACCACTCCAGAGCGTTACCCGCCCCAACCCCAAAAATAACGCGTCGACGTTGCGCGGCAGTCATGGGCTGCGCGCGCAAAGATGATGTATGTACGTCCAAGAGATGTCCCCTTCACTGTGATAGTTATGCTTCTTGTTGTTTGTTTTTGATCCGGCGGCCTAGGCCACCAACTGCGTGAAACGAGAACGATGAAAGATCAGTGGCGAGATTTCACGCTCGACCTGTACATCGTGGATAAGCAATTGCACGGCATCGTGGTCTCCGGCGGGATGCACTTGAAAAACACTGCAATCAAACCAGACTGATGCCCCTTGGATATGGACGGCCCCCTCCTCGGTCTGCTCGACCTCGATATCGCTGAAACGGCTGTCCTTGTCCGGCCCAGCCAACTGGCGACAAATAGCCGCATGTTCAGCACTCAAAATTGACACCCCCAGACGCGAGGCGCGAGACAGCAGCGCCCAGGTCGAGGAACTTTTCTGCACAAAAAAGGCGGCCAACGGCGGATCCAGCGATACCCCTACGGAGAAGCTGGACGCAACAATGACCTGCGGCTTGCCATCGAGTACGGCGGCAATGGCCGCTACCCCGGATGGAAAGTGTCCGAAGGCTTCGCGTACCACCCTGGCTCCCAACCCACTTATGTTTTCTTTCATGACGATGACTCTGCTCAGGCGTTAAAGACCTAAAACCCAAAATGAGGCGAACGCTGCGACAGCTTGCTCGCCTGAACTCAATTTTGTTTCGATCGTCATTTATTTGCAATAACAAAATAGACAATCAATGATTATTTTTATTGAATTTAGGTATTAACCCTATGAAAAATCGTCGTTTTAAAAGCTATAGGCTTATACAATTCATCTGAATTTTATTGCGTATTATCTTTTGTCATTACTTATTTGCAATAAAAAAACAGAACAACATCCCTTCTAAAGCACAAAGGAAAGCATGTATCTACATATCGTTTTGATGGCACCTCACACCCCTGTCAGCCCGGAACTGGCACCCAAGCTGGATCACGCCTTTATCCGCATACATCAGGAATGCTCAGGCATAGAACGCTTTGAATGGGTGCCGAACCTGTCACGCAGCTCGGCGCGCTACAGCCATGCCCTGCTGTCTGTATTTCGCACTCAAGAAGCACTGGACGCCTACAGAGAGAGTGACGCTCACCAGGCCATGCTGGATGCCATCGCCCCGTACATTCAGGACATCGTGGTGCTGGACAGCGTGCTGGAGGAAAGCCTGCCCTGAAAAATCCCAGCCGCCACCCAGGCACACAAGACGTAACAAGCCCCCCCTGCGGCTACGCTAGCGCCGCCGGGGCACGCACGGTAAAATGGCCCGCTACAAACCTACTATCAAAAATGGGTAGCCATCCGCCCCACCACCGGAAAACAGAATGAAAGCAAGCGTCGCGATTGATGAGTTCATCGCCAGCCGAGACCACGGCGAGCACGAGCAACTTGCCCCGCACCACTACATTCTGACGCTCTACGGTCTGTTCGCCCGCCCCACCGGCGTCATCATTCCGGTGGCCAGCGTGGTTCAACTACTGGCCGACCTGGGCGCTGAACCATCCAGCGTGCGCTCCGCCATTTCCAGACTGAAGAAAAAAGGCGTACTGGTCAGCCAGCAAGCCGCCTCGGGCAAAGGCTATGCCTTGGCTGCCGAACTGGAACCGCATATGCAAGCCGGTGACGAGCGGATTTTCTCCTCGCCCTCCATGAATATTCGGGACCCCTGGCTGCTGGTGTCCTTCTCCGTCCCGGAAAGCGAACGCCAACATCGCCACAAGATTCGTACGGGCTTGGCCCGCATGGGTTTTGGCACGGTGAATGCGGGCCTGTATATAGGCCCGGCGCGCTTGCAGGCGGAAGCTGTCGAGTACATACGCGAGCACCAGCTCTGGCCCTATATTGAGCTGTTCACCTGTGAACCCAGTGGCCTGAGCGATATTCAGGAAAAGATTTCCCGCTGGTGGAATTGGGACAAGCTGGCCAACGAGTACCAGTCCTTTTTGAACTCGTATCAGCACGACGTTGAAGTCTGGCAAACCGCTTTGCGTCAGGGCACGGGCGACCCTTTGGAAGCCTTCCGACTCTATATGCCCATGGTGACCCGCTGGCGCCGACTGCCCTTTCTGGATCCTGGCCTGGCACCCGAGCTATTGCCGGACAACTGGGTCGGCAATACGGCCCGCAAACTGTTTGGTGACTTGCATCGACTGCTTAGTCCCTTGAGCTCGCAACACGTGCAGCAGGCCATTCCAAACTGGAAGGCCCGCGGCACGGAGTAAGCCCTCTCCTTTGGTTACGCCCCCACAAAGCGAGCGATGTCGCCCATCAAATCCTGGGCGACACGTTCAAACCGCTCCTGTGTCACCCCCTGCATCATGGGTGCATCCTGCCAGGCTTGGAGGTTGCCAAACTGAAACGGCAAATCAAAACAATGCCCGCTGAATACCGCTTCAAGCGGGCTTTGTTCCGTGAAGTCACTCCAAACCACAGAGTGCCCCGCTGCCGTCAAACTGGCCGCATACTGCGTGGGAAAACGCTGAAATTGCAACCAGGACGAGGCTGCCACCACTTGCTGATACGGCGTCAGGCCCGATTCCGCTCCCTGATACGCCCCATTTCGCAGCAGGCTGTCTGGTAAATCCTCTACAGGCCATACACTCAAAGCCTGATCGACCTGCTCTTGCGTCGCCTGCCGATGAAAAGGTACGTCAAAAAAGAACACCGAGGACTCTTGGGCTGTACAGCGCAGATACACCGCCTGCGCGTGGCAGGCTTGCGCCGCCCAGTCAGGATTCAATAAATCCGGCGGCGTCCCCGCACTGGCCACCGGCAAGAATGCTGAAGGAGCATGCGCCAAACGCGGCGGCTCTTTGCCCAAGGCCATCATGCCGTGTTGCATCAAGGTATTCACGTCCGCCGTCAGCCACTGATCACCCAGGCTTTGTCGCACACGTTCCGTAGTTTTTCTTTGCTGCTCGGGCGACCACGGCGTGCGCGTTCCCATGCTGAGCAAAGCCACGCGATCAATCCAGCCTCGGGTGGACTCCAGTACGCTGAGCAAATGCGCGTACCAGCCACCTGCCGATTGCCCCATCAAGGTAATCTTGTCCGGGTCGCCACCAAAGGTATGGATGCGATCCTTCACCCACTGCAGCGCCAAGAGCAAATCGGCTGCCGGCAAAGGCAAGTCGTCCGCTTGTGCATCACCCAAGTGCCCCAAGGCGCCAAGGCGGTAGTTCACATTGACCACCACCATGCCTTGCGCTGCCAGGCGGGTGCCGTCATACCAATCCAAAGAAGCGCCGCCACTCATCCAGGCACCGCCGTGGATAAAGAACAGCACGGGCAGGCCTTGCGCTTGGGCGGGTGCCCACACATTCAGAAAATAAGCGTCTTCAGATTGCGGATTGGCACTGCCTGCGCCCATGACCGCAGCAAGGCGGCTGGGGCGCTGCGGAAATACAGGCACCTGATCCAGCGATGTCGCTGCAACCCGACCCGTCGCCGCCCACGCCGCTTCAAAACGGCGCGTGCCTTGGGCGTAACGCAGGCCATACCAGGCCTGTACCTCTACGCCATCGGCACGACAATGGCGCGAGGGGGCATTGATCAGCAAGGTCGCCGCCATGGCTTAGAGCTTGTTGGAAATATAAGGCGTACCGGTCATGCCGTTGCCGTGCAGCTCGTATCCCATCGGCGCAGTAATCGAGGCATGGCGAGTACCTGTATTAA is a genomic window containing:
- a CDS encoding carboxylesterase family protein: MAATLLINAPSRHCRADGVEVQAWYGLRYAQGTRRFEAAWAATGRVAATSLDQVPVFPQRPSRLAAVMGAGSANPQSEDAYFLNVWAPAQAQGLPVLFFIHGGAWMSGGASLDWYDGTRLAAQGMVVVNVNYRLGALGHLGDAQADDLPLPAADLLLALQWVKDRIHTFGGDPDKITLMGQSAGGWYAHLLSVLESTRGWIDRVALLSMGTRTPWSPEQQRKTTERVRQSLGDQWLTADVNTLMQHGMMALGKEPPRLAHAPSAFLPVASAGTPPDLLNPDWAAQACHAQAVYLRCTAQESSVFFFDVPFHRQATQEQVDQALSVWPVEDLPDSLLRNGAYQGAESGLTPYQQVVAASSWLQFQRFPTQYAASLTAAGHSVVWSDFTEQSPLEAVFSGHCFDLPFQFGNLQAWQDAPMMQGVTQERFERVAQDLMGDIARFVGA